Proteins from a genomic interval of Triplophysa dalaica isolate WHDGS20190420 chromosome 13, ASM1584641v1, whole genome shotgun sequence:
- the cimip2c gene encoding protein FAM166C A has translation MDLRGTGTLITHSNTTYIPPPLMPGYHGHVPTTKFMYGETFGNSTLKHFQNSRSTTMASSRSHYYTGDVSVTTLRSHMHAKSPTVPYCVRYNIDFKRQNEINDFNMLSQKHREHYKDKTGTVQAVNYFVMAVKEYPPS, from the exons ATGGATTTAAGAGGAACGGGGACTCTCATTACACATAGCAACACAACTTACATCCCACCGCCTCTGATGCCTGG CTACCATGGACATGTCCCAACTACAAAATTCATGTATGGAGAGACATTTGGAAATTCAACCCTTAAGCACTTTCAAAACTCTCGATCTACAACCATGGCATCAAGCAGAAGCCATTACTATACAGGTGATGTGTCTGTGACGACTCTGCGCTCCCATATGCATGCTAAATCCCCTACTGTACCATACTGTGTCCGGTACAACATTGACTTTAAAAGGCAGAATGAGATCAATGACTTTAACATG CTGTCACAGAAGCATCGGGAACATTACAAAGATAAGACTGGAACTGTTCAGGCTGTCAACTACTTTGTCATGGCAGTGAAAGAATATCCGCCTTCCTGA